The Brachionichthys hirsutus isolate HB-005 chromosome 8, CSIRO-AGI_Bhir_v1, whole genome shotgun sequence genome contains a region encoding:
- the LOC137898808 gene encoding amphoterin-induced protein 1-like translates to MRRSPWIPPRARGAAFRRSCFISLLPLAFFLPAVRVNAQFVGSPLNCHKTCVCASNIISCSKMNLTNVPTALPQYTAVLDLSYNSITRLRAEWTPVKLSRLRSLLLSHNGLTFLSSEAFAYVTRIRYLDLSSNGLRQLDENIFEPLGHLEVLLLYNNNISQIDRSAFSGLFSLQRLYLSRNQISRFPLELVKEKSRLETLRLLDVSSNRIKALPLHELQALPAWIVNGLYLHNNPLPCSCELYGAVARWNLKELSSVVDFKLSHTCLLPGPQKRKMAITDLNEVHLNCSEVRIVDEEAYLEQFLVLHCDTRQNGMMKNWSLPGEIPLSPAHKTAVMRHDGGLQIGPLKVEDSGVYTCRATSDSFNETLYVTVVVFNSTASRGLDNLKTAYTTLVACLVSIVMVLIYLYLTPCRCACCPGQDKDSPVESLHSSTVSVSHGAAGQERAAGTGFPYRNVAFLEAKDQQEQNGTLNQIGEEFKGERRMSDTGSVSSVCSDTPMMV, encoded by the coding sequence ATGAGGCGGTCGCCCTGGATACCCCCCCGTGCCCGTGGGGCAGCGTTCAGGAGAAGCTGCTTCATCTCGCTTCTACCGCTGGCCTTTTTCTTGCCAGCAGTGAGAGTCAACGCACAGTTTGTGGGGAGCCCTCTGAACTGCCACAAGACTTGTGTGTGCGCCAGTAACATCATCAGCTGTTCCAAGATGAATCTGACCAACGTACCTACTGCTCTTCCACAATATACCGCCGTTCTGGACCTGAGCTACAACTCCATCACCAGGCTACGCGCCGAGTGGACGCCCGTGAAACTGAGCAGGCTACGCAGCCTGCTGCTCAGCCACAACGgcctcaccttcctctcctccgagGCATTTGCGTACGTGACAAGGATTCGCTACCTGGACCTTTCCTCTAATGGCCTCCGTCAACTGGACGAGAACATTTTTGAGCCGTTGGGACACCTCGAGGTGCTGCTGctttacaacaacaacatctcTCAGATAGATCGCTCTGCCTTCTCTGGCCTCTTTAGCCTGCAGAGGCTCTACCTGAGTCGGAACCAGATCTCACGCTTCCCACTGGAGCTGGTCAAGGAGAAGAGCCGCTTGGAAACCCTGAGATTGTTGGACGTGTCCTCCAACCGCATCAAAGCCCTGCCTCTCCACGAGCTCCAGGCGTTGCCTGCCTGGATCGTGAACGGCCTGTACCTCCATAACAACCCTCTGCCCTGCAGCTGTGAGCTGTACGGTGCGGTGGCCCGGTGGAACCTCAAGGAGCTCAGCTCTGTCGTTGACTTTAAGCTCAGCCACACCTGTCTGTTGCCAGGCCCGCAAAAGCGCAAGATGGCAATAACCGATCTGAACGAGGTCCACCTGAACTGCAGTGAGGTCAGAATTGTGGATGAAGAGGCCTATCTGGAGCAGTTCCTGGTCCTGCACTGCGACACCAGGCAGAACGGGATGATGAAGAACTGGTCGCTGCCGGGAGAAATCCCCTTGTCTCCGGCACACAAGACCGCCGTGATGCGCCACGACGGCGGCCTCCAGATCGGACCTCTGAAGGTCGAGGACTCGGGAGTCTACACCTGCCGCGCCACCAGCGACTCTTTCAACGAAACGCTCTACGTGACTGTAGTGGTGTTTAATTCCACCGCGAGTCGCGGACTGGATAACCTCAAGACCGCTTACACCACCCTCGTAGCATGTCTGGTCAGTATAGTGATGGTTCTCATCTACCTCTATCTCACGCCCTGCCGCTGCGCTTGCTGTCCGGGTCAGGATAAGGACAGCCCCGTGGAGAGCCTCCACTCCTCAACCGTTAGTGTCTCGCATGGTGCAGCGGGGCAAGAAAGAGCGGCAGGCACAGGGTTCCCCTACAGAAATGTGGCCTTCCTGGAAGCCAAGGACCAGCAGGAGCAGAACGGGACGCTGAATCAAATAGGCGAGGAATTCAAGGGGGAGAGAAGGATGTCCGACACGGGTTCCGTCAGCTCCGTGTGCTCCGATACCCCCATGATGGTGTAA
- the LOC137898096 gene encoding G-protein coupled receptor 61-like: MEPMWNSSNPPSQLMPNTSASPLPGGWALSHSVALLAMLLMDLLAVVGNLAVMAVIAKSPQLHKFAFVFHLCVVDLVAALVLMPLGMLSGRAFFGEALCRSYLFLSVCLVSAAILSIAVINVERYYYIIHPMRYEVKMTVGLVASVLVGIWLKALAMSALPLLAWFLQSGKPPLLEGSEAGGAGGGAVPSPPPQGHRRCSLHWTGGGSNRLAFMILFTLVYFLCPLLVILVVYCNMFKVARVAAMHHGPLPTWMDTPRRQRSESLSSRSTMVTSSGTGTGMERATPRRPSGGGKAAAVLAAVGGQFLCCWLPYFSFHLYSALAASPPATLASLEEVVTWIGYFCFTSNPFFYGCLNRQIREELGKHLPRLFGRAGVEVEDRLPSREGSIEENFLQFLQGTGCNLDPQISHSTSSPKGATGRPAAQPSPPEPVEPMPIDFRIPGQIAEETPEFIESENAKNNHVYTEK; the protein is encoded by the coding sequence ATGGAACCGATGTGGAACTCCTCCAACCCACCTTCCCAGCTCATGCCCAACACGTCTGCCTCGCCTCTGCCCGGGGGCTGGGCTCTGTCCCACTCTGTAGCCCTGCTGGCCATGCTGCTTATGGATCTGCTGGCTGTGGTTGGTAATCTCGCTGTCATGGCGGTCATTGCCAAATCCCCGCAGCTGCACAAGTTTGCCTTCGTCTTCCACCTGTGCGTGGTCGACCTTGTGGCAGCCCTGGTGCTGATGCCCCTCGGCATGCTCTCGGGCCGGGCCTTCTTCGGGGAGGCCCTGTGCCGGAGCTACCTCTTTCTCAGTGTGTGCCTGGTTAGCGCTGCTATCCTCTCCATCGCCGTGATCAACGTGGAGCGATATTATTACATCATCCACCCGATGCGCTACGAAGTAAAGATGACTGTTGGCCTTGTGGCGTCCGTGCTGGTCGGGATATGGCTCAAAGCCTTGGCCATGTCTGCTCTGCCACTGCTTGCTTGGTTCCTTCAAAGTGGAAAGCCTCCTCTTCTAGAAGGTTCCGAGGCTGGGGGGGCCGGAGGCGGGGCAGTGCCTTCTCCCCCTCCTCAGGGTCACAGGCGATGCTCTCTTCATTGGACGGGCGGAGGGTCAAACCGCTTGGCCTTTATGATCCTGTTTACACTGGTGTATTTCTTGTGTCCGCTTTTGGTCATTCTTGTCGTGTACTGCAACATGTTCAAAGTTGCTCGAGTAGCAGCAATGCACCATGGGCCGTTGCCCACCTGGATGGACACGCCTCGTCGCCAGCGATCCGAATCCCTCAGCAGCCGCTCCACGATGGTCACCAGCTCCGGGACGGGAACTGGGATGGAGAGAGCGACGCCACGGCGCCCTTCTGGAGGAGGAAAGGCCGCAGCAGTGTTGGCAGCAGTAGGCGGGCAATTCCTTTGTTGCTGGCTGCCCTACTTTTCATTCCACCTGTATtctgcactggctgccagtcctCCAGCCACGTTGGCCTCTCTGGAGGAGGTGGTCACCTGGATTGGCTACTTTTGCTTCACCTCCAATCCCTTCTTCTACGGCTGCCTCAACAGACAGATCCGGGAGGAGTTGGGAAAGCATCTGCCTCGCCTGTTTGGTCGCGCGGGGGTTGAGGTGGAGGACAGACTGCCCAGCCGTGAAGGATCCATCGAGGAGAATTTCCTCCAGTTTCTTCAGGGAACTGGCTGCAACCTGGATCCTCAAATCTCTCACAGCACCTCCAGTCCTAAAGGGGCGACCGGCCGCCCAGCGGCTCAGCCCTCACCACCGGAACCGGTGGAGCCCATGCCAATTGATTTCCGGATCCCTGGACAAATTGCAGAGGAGACACCAGAGTTTATTGAGAgtgaaaatgcaaaaaacaacCATGTATACACAGAAAAATAG
- the LOC137897995 gene encoding LOW QUALITY PROTEIN: AMP deaminase 2-like (The sequence of the model RefSeq protein was modified relative to this genomic sequence to represent the inferred CDS: inserted 2 bases in 1 codon; substituted 1 base at 1 genomic stop codon), protein MPSSVALSLRIGYRRFIPWLPXQPGRMGPEPEQGNPQIAYQLACCPXLRAARRSELCGGTSPGSVRVLPPRCPTVRRSSSIGACAPLSLSLSLSRPLRSPDSLCSGRNGSTGSKMSSSSSSSNNGGQGKPKSQFCKRGSLQSTTSPDLFGASGCKPLKPQRSLPGTPVSINHCPIDLRTSMEEKYKEIAEELFTLSMAESEMRSAPYEFPENIPIEQLEERRHRLERQISQDIKLEPEILLRAKQDFMKVDSTPDLESIMPVSVDTVDDGFKERQMPLDKEYQRVSISGEEKCGVPFIDLVDAAKCVVKALFIREKYINRSLQNFCKTTAHALQELGMKPLDLQPYDDIPETSGDADATVHPPVSETHPYDNQDPRNMPADAGHGCKMVDGVVHVYTEKNRMDESTELDLPYPDLKEYIADMNVMMALIINGPVKSFCYRRLQYLSSKFQMHVLLNEMKELAAQKKVPHRDFYNIRKVDTHIHASSCMNQKHLLRFIKSAMKKYPEEIVHVERGRGQTLKEVFESMNLTAFDLSVDTLDMHADRNTFHRFDKFNAKYNPIGESILREIFIKTDNHIEGKYFGRIIKEVMADLEESKYQNSELRLSIYGRSRDEWDKLAQWAVEHRVYSDNVRWLLQLPRLFDVYHTKKQLGNFQEMLENIFMPLFEVTIDPQSHPELHLFLEHVVGFDSVDDESKPEHHIFNLDSPLPANWTEEDNPPYSYYLYYTYANMTVLNHLRRSRGFHAFVLRPHSGEAGPIHHLVSGFMLSENISHGLLLRKAPVLQYLYYLAQIGIAMSPLSNNSLFLSYHRNPLPEYLSRGLVVSLSTDDPLQFHFTKEPLMEEYSIAAQVWKLSSCDMCELARNSVLMSGFSHKAKSCWLGPNYYREGPTSNDIRRTNVPDIRVAYRSETLSEELQLITHAVRTVEMGATEQEDSLTMGPLPGGR, encoded by the exons ATGCCCTCCTCGGTGGCTCTTTCTCTCCGAATCGGCTACAGGAGGTTCATTCCCTGGTTGCCCTAGCAACCAGGGAGAATGGGCCCCGAACCTGAGCAGGGTAACCCTCAGATTGCATATCAGCTGGCCTGCTGCCC GCTGCGGGCTGCGAGGAGGAGCGAACTCTGCGGGGGAACTTCTCCTGGCTCCGTACGGGTGCTGCCGCCTCGCTGCCCCACCGTGAGACGCAGCTCCAGCATTGGAGCGtgtgctcctctctctctctctctctctctctctcggccaCTGCGGAGCCCTGACTCACTCTGCTCCGGACGTAACGGGAGCACAGGCAGCAAGATgtcatcgtcttcctcctcctctaacaaCGGTGGACAAGGGAAACCTAAATCCCAATTTTGTAAGCGAGGGAGCCTGCAGAGCACCACCAGCCCCG ATCTGTTTGGAGCATCTGGTTGCAAACCCCTTAAGCCCCAAAGATCCCTTCCAGGGACGCCCGTGTCTATCAACCACTGCCCGATTGATCTGCGTACATCAATGGAAGAAAAGTACAAAGAGATTGCTGAG GAGCTGTTCACTCTCAGCATGGCAGAGAGCGAAATGCGAAGCGCTCCGTACGAGTTCCCGGAGAACATCCCCATAGAACAGCTGGAAGAGCGACGGCATCGCCTCGAGAGACAAATCAGCCAGGACATCAA GCTTGAGCCAGAGATCTTGCTCCGCGCCAAACAGGACTTCATGAAAGTCGACAGCACGCCAGACTTGGA GTCGATTATGCCTGTGAGTGTGGACACAGTTGATGATGGATTTAAGGAGCGGCAAATGCCACTGGACAAGGAGTATCAGCGAGTCTCGATATCTGGGGAGGAAAAATGTGGG GTCCCCTTCATTGACTTGGTAGATGCTGCAAAATGTGTGGTGAAGGCGTTATTCATCCGGGAGAAGTACATAAATCGGTCTCTGCAGAACTTCTGTAAGACGACGGCTCATGCCCTGCAGGAGCTCGGGATGAAGCCTCTGGATCTGCAGCCTTATGATGATATACCAGAGACCTCTGGAGATGCGG ACGCCACCGTCCATCCTCCAGTTTCTGAAACGCATCCGTACGACAATCAGGACCCCAGGAATATGCCGGCAGACGCGGGACATGGCTGCAAGATGGTGGATGGAGTAGTCCATGTCTACACCGAGAAAAACCGCATGGATGA AAGCACCGAGCTGGACCTGCCATATCCTGATCTGAAGGAATATATTGCAGATATGAATGTAATGATGGCGCTTATCATCAATGGACCAGT GAAGTCTTTCTGCTACCGCCGCCTCCAGTATCTCAGCTCTAAATTCCAGATGCACGTCCTCCTGAACGAGATGAAGGAGTTGGCAGCGCAGAAGAAAGTTCCACACAGGGACTTCTACAACATCCGGAAG GTGGACACGCACATCCATGCGTCGTCCTGCATGAATCAGAAGCACCTGCTGAGGTTCATCAAGAGCGCCATGAAGAAGTACCCAGAGGAGATAGTTCATGTGGAGCGCGGCCGTGGTCAGACCCTCAAGGAGGTGTTCGAGAGCATGAACCTGACGGCGTTCGACCTGAGCGTGGACACGCTGGACATGCATGCG GACCGTAACACTTTCCATCGCTTTGACAAGTTCAATGCCAAATACAACCCGATCGGGGAATCCATCCTCCGAGAGATCTTCATCAAGACTGACAACCACATCGAAGGAAAATACTTTGGCCGCATAATCAAG GAGGTGATGGCTGACTTGGAGGAGAGCAAGTACCAGAACTCGGAGCTCCGCCTGTCCATTTATGGTCGCTCTCGGGACGAATGGGACAAGCTGGCTCAGTGGGCCGTTGAGCATCGCGTGTACTCCGATAATGTCCGCTGGCTGCTTCAGTTGCCCCGCCTGTT TGACGTGTACCACACGAAGAAGCAGCTGGGAAACTTCCAGGAGATGCTGGAGAATATCTTCATGCCTCTCTTTGAAGTCACGATCGACCCCCAGAGTCACCCCGAGCTGCACCTCTTCCTGGAGCAT GTGGTGGGCTTCGACAGCGTGGACGACGAGTCGAAACCCGAGCACCACATTTTCAATCTTGACAGTCCGCTGCCGGCCAACTGGACGGAGGAAGACAACCCGCCCTACTCGTACTACCTCTACTACACCTACGCCAACATGACTGTGCTCAACCACCTGCgaag GAGCCGAGGCTTCCACGCTTTTGTGCTGCGACCTCACTCTGGGGAGGCGGGGCCAATCCACCACCTGGTGTCGGGTTTCATGCTATCGGAGAACATCTCCCACGGGCTGCTGCTCAGAAAG GCCCCGGTGCTGCAGTATCTTTACTATCTGGCTCAAATCGGCATCGCCATGTCGCCGCTCAGTAACAACAGCCTGTTCCTCAGCTACCATCGCAACCCGCTGCCGGAGTACCTGTCCAGAGGCCTCGTGGTCTCGCTGTCCACTGACGACCCCCTTCAGTTTCACTTCACCAAG GAGCCTCTGATGGAGGAGTACAGTATCGCTGCCCAGGTGTGGAAACTGAGTTCCTGCGACATGTGTGAGCTCGCTAGGAACAGTGTCCTGATGAGCGGCTTTTCCCACAAG GCAAAAAGCTGCTGGTTGGGCCCCAACTATTACAGGGAAGGCCCCACGAGCAATGACATCCGCCGCACCAACGTCCCAGACATCCGTGTGGCGTACCGCAGCGAAACGCTCTCCGAGGAGCTTCAGCTCATCACCCATGCTGTACGCACTGTGGAGATGGGCGCTACGGAGCAGGAGGATTCTCTGACCATGGGCCCTCTGCCTGGAGGACGCTGA